Proteins from a genomic interval of Rubinisphaera italica:
- a CDS encoding FHA domain-containing protein, whose amino-acid sequence MKVSFLILTGKHQGKTLTLPADVVIVGRDPQAHIRVNSTEVSRHHCEIHVRGTDVIVKDLGSRNGTFINGEAIFGEVPIHPGDTLHVGSMVFELAGKKKPVPQNTPGVRKPPGARAAAKAPSEDELIDWLAEDEPTLDADTTIISNADASKMGLGGKPNGDDHTSLESPVLVPRSTSINVKPIEENSPSGEAADIIKKYWANKS is encoded by the coding sequence ATGAAAGTTTCTTTTCTAATTTTGACGGGCAAGCATCAGGGGAAAACGCTCACCCTGCCTGCTGATGTCGTGATCGTTGGCCGGGACCCGCAGGCTCACATCCGTGTGAATTCCACAGAAGTGAGTCGGCATCATTGCGAAATTCATGTCCGTGGAACCGATGTCATTGTCAAAGATCTTGGCAGTCGCAATGGGACTTTCATTAACGGGGAAGCAATTTTCGGAGAAGTACCCATACATCCGGGCGACACGCTGCATGTGGGCTCGATGGTATTTGAGCTGGCAGGAAAAAAGAAACCTGTTCCTCAAAATACACCGGGAGTCCGCAAACCGCCTGGGGCTCGGGCTGCAGCGAAAGCTCCCTCCGAAGATGAGCTAATTGACTGGCTGGCAGAAGATGAGCCGACACTCGATGCCGACACAACGATTATTTCGAATGCCGATGCCTCGAAAATGGGTTTAGGAGGGAAGCCGAATGGTGATGACCATACTTCCCTGGAATCTCCGGTGCTGGTTCCACGCTCGACATCAATAAATGTGAAACCGATTGAAGAAAATTCCCCCTCTGGTGAAGCCGCAGACATTATTAAAAAATATTGGGCCAATAAATCTTAA
- a CDS encoding type IV pilus twitching motility protein PilT encodes MVLVSEWTESTFDPKGEIPIDKIFKSAIKLGCSDIHLQVDRPPIFRIKGGLRPLQMDPISESQMIELTFPMMDQRNLDIFHRDGGADFAKTLIVDGEPWRFRVNLMTQMSKIGMVARKIERSIPPFEGLYLPPIMEELCKFDQGMVLLAGVTGSGKSTTIASMLDWINHNYNKHILTIEDPIEFIYTSDNCLINQREIGQDVIDFHVAMKHAVREDPDIMLVGEMRDQETFETAIHAAETGHLVFGTIHASSAPGTISRVLDLFPSSMHAAIRASIAMNMRAIVGQKLLKTIVDKPSRVPIVEIMRFNPTVQKLVREHMDEKLSAAIRIGKDEGMQLFNDSLKHFIDLEYVSRADAFEISPNVEELKMRLKGIDVKAAAIL; translated from the coding sequence ATGGTTCTAGTTTCAGAGTGGACAGAATCGACCTTTGATCCCAAGGGTGAAATTCCAATTGATAAAATCTTCAAGTCTGCCATCAAGCTGGGTTGTTCCGATATTCACCTGCAGGTCGATCGTCCTCCGATTTTCCGTATCAAAGGGGGACTCCGCCCGCTGCAGATGGATCCGATCAGTGAATCGCAGATGATTGAACTGACCTTTCCGATGATGGATCAGCGTAATCTTGATATTTTCCATCGCGATGGCGGGGCCGACTTTGCGAAAACGCTGATTGTCGATGGCGAACCCTGGCGATTTCGTGTGAATTTGATGACCCAGATGAGCAAAATCGGGATGGTGGCTCGAAAAATTGAACGCTCGATTCCGCCGTTCGAAGGGCTGTATCTGCCGCCAATTATGGAAGAGCTCTGTAAGTTCGATCAGGGGATGGTTCTTCTGGCCGGGGTGACAGGTTCGGGTAAGTCAACGACGATTGCCTCGATGCTCGACTGGATCAATCACAATTACAACAAGCATATTCTGACGATTGAAGACCCGATCGAATTTATTTACACGTCGGATAACTGTCTGATCAATCAGCGGGAAATCGGGCAGGATGTGATCGACTTCCATGTCGCGATGAAACATGCGGTTCGTGAAGATCCGGACATCATGCTGGTGGGGGAAATGCGAGACCAGGAAACGTTTGAAACGGCTATCCATGCTGCGGAAACTGGTCACCTGGTGTTTGGAACCATCCATGCTTCGAGTGCCCCGGGAACGATTTCCCGTGTTCTCGACCTGTTCCCTTCCTCAATGCACGCAGCGATTCGTGCGAGTATTGCGATGAACATGCGGGCGATTGTCGGTCAGAAATTGCTCAAGACGATTGTTGACAAACCGAGCCGCGTGCCGATCGTGGAAATCATGCGATTCAATCCGACAGTTCAAAAACTGGTTCGCGAGCATATGGACGAAAAACTCTCTGCCGCCATTCGTATCGGTAAAGACGAAGGGATGCAGCTGTTCAACGACAGCCTGAAACACTTCATCGATTTGGAATACGTCAGTCGAGCCGACGCCTTCGAGATTTCGCCGAATGTCGAAGAGTTGAAAATGCGACTCAAAGGAATCGACGTCAAAGCGGCTGCGATTCTGTAG
- a CDS encoding glucose-1-phosphate adenylyltransferase → MRDIIGLVLGGGKGSRLFPLTAQRSKPAVPLAAKYRLIDIPIANCINSGVDRIYLLTQFNSVSLHRHIRQTYNFDGFHGGFVEILAAQQTIEGADWYQGTADAVRKNLKYIQQPGIKHVMILSGDQLYRMDYRDMLKTHLDAKADVTIGALPVDREAAKGFGVMQLDDNYQVKGFVEKPKTDKEIDSVRTDPAWIDSQGIESKGRDCLASMGIYLFNRDLLVELLEKTTHEDFGKEVFPMAIDTKQVNVHLFDGYWEDIGTIKSFYDTNLELANPNPPFEFYRPDSPIYTRPRFLPATKVSGTYIDRTLIADGCVIEEGTRIENSVIGLRCRIGKNVTIKNSIIMGADYFESEADTDKLMSKGTPIIGIGDGCVIDKSIIDKNCRLGEGAIVAPDGRMDADLTNPELYIRDGILVAPKATTIPPGWKIS, encoded by the coding sequence ATGCGAGACATTATTGGCCTGGTTCTTGGTGGAGGAAAAGGATCGCGACTTTTCCCGTTAACAGCCCAACGTTCGAAACCAGCCGTTCCACTGGCGGCAAAATATCGTTTGATTGATATCCCGATTGCCAACTGCATTAACAGTGGTGTCGATCGCATTTATCTGCTCACGCAATTCAACTCGGTCTCACTGCATCGTCACATTCGCCAGACCTATAACTTCGACGGCTTTCATGGCGGGTTTGTCGAAATCCTGGCTGCCCAGCAAACCATTGAAGGTGCAGACTGGTACCAGGGAACAGCTGATGCTGTCCGCAAGAATTTGAAATACATCCAGCAGCCTGGCATTAAGCATGTCATGATTCTCTCCGGCGATCAGCTTTACCGAATGGATTATCGCGATATGCTCAAGACCCATTTGGATGCCAAAGCCGATGTCACGATTGGAGCTTTGCCGGTCGATCGCGAAGCCGCTAAAGGTTTCGGAGTCATGCAGTTGGACGATAACTATCAAGTGAAGGGGTTCGTCGAAAAACCGAAAACCGATAAAGAAATCGATTCTGTCCGAACCGACCCAGCCTGGATCGATTCCCAGGGAATCGAAAGTAAAGGACGAGATTGCCTGGCCAGTATGGGAATTTATCTTTTCAATCGCGATCTACTGGTGGAATTGCTGGAAAAGACCACTCACGAAGATTTCGGCAAGGAAGTCTTTCCGATGGCAATTGATACCAAGCAGGTCAATGTGCATCTGTTTGATGGCTATTGGGAAGATATCGGAACCATCAAATCGTTTTACGATACGAACCTCGAACTGGCCAATCCGAATCCGCCCTTCGAATTTTATCGTCCGGATTCACCCATCTATACGCGACCGCGATTTTTACCCGCGACTAAAGTCAGCGGCACCTACATCGATCGCACCTTAATTGCCGATGGCTGTGTCATTGAAGAAGGGACTCGGATCGAGAACAGCGTGATCGGCTTGCGATGCCGCATCGGTAAGAATGTGACGATCAAAAATTCGATCATCATGGGAGCAGACTATTTCGAGTCAGAAGCGGATACCGACAAGCTTATGTCTAAAGGGACTCCCATCATCGGAATTGGTGATGGCTGCGTGATTGATAAGAGTATTATCGATAAAAACTGCCGTCTCGGAGAAGGTGCAATCGTCGCTCCAGACGGACGTATGGATGCGGATTTGACCAATCCGGAACTCTACATTCGAGATGGAATTCTCGTTGCCCCCAAGGCGACCACCATTCCACCGGGCTGGAAGATTTCATAA